A genomic segment from Amycolatopsis camponoti encodes:
- a CDS encoding winged helix DNA-binding domain-containing protein — protein sequence MTVLDARSLNRATLARQLLLDRAELPVHDAVAHLGGLQAQEPQEPFTGLWSRLRAFDPAALSDLLTERRVVRTHLMRRTVHLLTAEDVLAWRARFDAMLRQRVLGTYRRELEGVDLDELAAAGRAVLADGEPRSMGELARAVADKWPSCERRPLGEMLIAALIPVVQLPPRGLWRTKGGVRNVPLASWLGREADPLDPDDGVGRALVRRYLAAFGPAATADLRAWSGLAGLPAAVQAVREELVVFRDERGRELLDLPDAPRPDADTPAPVRFLPAFDNAILGYDDRTRVIDDAHRGVSVAGDRVVLVDGRVSATWTVEAETVVVRPLRRLTKPERSAVTEEGGELASFLTDGESDRLRVEAP from the coding sequence GTGACGGTGCTGGACGCGCGGTCGCTCAACCGCGCGACGCTGGCCCGGCAGCTGCTGCTCGACCGCGCCGAGCTGCCGGTGCACGACGCCGTCGCGCACCTCGGCGGCCTGCAGGCGCAGGAGCCGCAGGAGCCGTTCACCGGGCTGTGGTCGCGGCTGCGCGCGTTCGACCCGGCGGCGTTGTCGGACCTGCTCACCGAGCGGCGCGTGGTGCGGACGCACCTGATGCGCCGGACCGTCCACCTGCTCACCGCCGAGGACGTCCTGGCGTGGCGGGCCCGCTTCGACGCCATGCTGCGCCAGCGCGTCCTCGGCACCTACCGCCGCGAGCTCGAGGGGGTCGACCTCGACGAGCTCGCGGCGGCGGGCCGGGCGGTCCTGGCCGACGGCGAGCCCCGCTCGATGGGCGAGCTGGCCCGGGCGGTCGCGGACAAGTGGCCGTCGTGCGAGCGCCGGCCGCTCGGCGAGATGCTGATCGCCGCGCTGATCCCGGTGGTGCAGCTCCCTCCCCGGGGGCTGTGGCGCACCAAGGGCGGGGTGCGGAACGTGCCGCTGGCGTCGTGGCTGGGCCGGGAGGCCGATCCGCTCGACCCGGACGACGGGGTCGGACGGGCGCTGGTGCGCCGGTACCTGGCCGCGTTCGGCCCGGCGGCGACGGCGGACCTGCGCGCGTGGTCCGGCCTGGCCGGGCTGCCGGCGGCGGTGCAGGCGGTCCGCGAAGAACTGGTGGTCTTCCGCGACGAGCGCGGCCGCGAGCTGCTCGACCTGCCGGACGCGCCGCGCCCGGACGCGGACACCCCCGCGCCGGTGCGGTTCCTGCCGGCGTTCGACAACGCGATCCTCGGCTACGACGACCGGACCCGCGTCATCGACGACGCCCACCGGGGCGTTTCGGTCGCGGGTGACCGGGTGGTGCTGGTGGACGGCCGGGTTTCGGCGACCTGGACGGTGGAAGCCGAGACGGTGGTGGTGCGGCCGCTGCGGCGGTTGACCAAGCCCGAACGCTCGGCGGTGACCGAGGAAGGAGGCGAACTCGCGTCGTTCCTCACCGACGGCGAAAGTGATCGCCTCCGCGTCGAAGCGCCTTAA
- a CDS encoding DinB family protein, with translation MTHETERDDLIAELAVTRAALITTTDGLTDEQAGARPTVSALCLGGLVKHVASMEENWQRFAVDGPSAMRFDLPDGVTWADMAAGTAREYPRWAIDHQNEFSMQPGETLAGVLARYEDVAKRTEEVVAKVDLSATHPLPDAPWNRPGTVWSARRAIIHIIAETAQHAGHADLLRETLDGRKAT, from the coding sequence ATGACCCACGAAACCGAACGCGACGACCTCATCGCCGAGCTGGCGGTCACCCGGGCCGCCCTCATCACCACCACGGACGGCCTCACCGACGAGCAGGCCGGCGCGCGGCCGACCGTCAGCGCGCTGTGCCTCGGCGGCCTCGTCAAGCACGTCGCGTCCATGGAAGAGAACTGGCAGCGCTTCGCCGTCGACGGCCCGTCGGCCATGCGCTTCGACCTGCCCGACGGCGTGACCTGGGCGGACATGGCGGCCGGGACCGCCCGCGAGTACCCGCGGTGGGCGATCGACCACCAGAACGAGTTCTCCATGCAGCCCGGCGAGACCCTGGCGGGCGTGCTCGCGCGCTACGAAGACGTCGCGAAGCGCACCGAAGAGGTCGTCGCGAAGGTCGACCTCTCCGCGACGCACCCGCTGCCGGACGCGCCGTGGAACCGGCCGGGGACGGTGTGGAGCGCGCGGCGGGCCATCATCCACATCATCGCCGAGACCGCTCAGCACGCCGGGCACGCCGATCTCCTCCGCGAGACGCTCGACGGCCGGAAGGCGACGTGA
- a CDS encoding helix-turn-helix transcriptional regulator: protein MPKTSARLLALLSLLQARRDWPGALLAERLEVSARTVRRDVDRLRELGYPIATAKGPDGGYRLGAGADLPPLLFDDEQAVALAVALRTVTGGGIEEAAARALTTVRQVMPSRLRHRVDALHVTAVSPPGPPVDPSVLATLSAAVHAREVLRFDYLDSPRRAEPHHLVTRGGRWYLVAWDLDRADWRTFRVDRLTPRIPTGPRFTPREVPGGDVAAFVADRFSGKDECRGEVILDLPASVVSTYAGDGVVEELGPSRCRLVLGAWSWVGLAASIGRFDAEIEVVGPAELRDAFARLARRYAAAAGG, encoded by the coding sequence ATGCCGAAAACTTCCGCTCGCCTGCTCGCCCTGCTCTCGCTCCTGCAGGCGCGCCGCGACTGGCCGGGCGCGCTGCTGGCCGAGCGTCTGGAGGTCAGCGCGCGGACGGTCCGCCGCGACGTCGACCGCCTGCGCGAGCTCGGCTACCCGATCGCGACGGCCAAGGGCCCCGACGGCGGCTACCGGCTCGGCGCGGGCGCGGACCTGCCGCCGCTGCTGTTCGACGACGAGCAGGCGGTCGCGCTGGCGGTGGCGCTGCGGACGGTCACCGGCGGCGGGATCGAGGAAGCGGCGGCGCGGGCGTTGACCACGGTCCGGCAGGTGATGCCGTCCCGGCTGCGCCACCGCGTCGACGCCCTGCACGTCACGGCCGTCTCCCCACCGGGGCCGCCGGTGGATCCGTCGGTGCTGGCGACGCTGAGCGCGGCGGTGCACGCCCGCGAGGTGCTGCGGTTCGACTACCTGGACTCGCCGCGCCGCGCGGAGCCCCACCACCTGGTGACCCGCGGCGGCCGCTGGTACCTGGTGGCGTGGGACCTCGACCGCGCGGACTGGCGCACGTTCCGGGTCGACCGGCTGACCCCCCGGATCCCGACCGGCCCGCGGTTCACCCCCCGGGAGGTACCCGGCGGAGACGTGGCGGCGTTCGTGGCGGACCGGTTCTCGGGCAAGGACGAGTGCCGCGGCGAAGTGATCCTGGACCTGCCGGCGAGCGTCGTGTCGACGTACGCGGGCGACGGCGTGGTGGAGGAGCTGGGGCCGTCCCGCTGCCGCCTGGTGCTGGGGGCGTGGTCGTGGGTGGGCCTGGCGGCATCGATCGGCCGGTTCGACGCGGAGATCGAGGTCGTCGGACCGGCGGAGCTGCGGGACGCCTTCGCCCGGCTGGCCCGCCGCTATGCTGCCGCGGCCGGAGGGTGA
- a CDS encoding TetR/AcrR family transcriptional regulator — translation MTMSLSAELWPDVQPETARRLMLAGVEAFAKRGYHATTTRDIAGAAGMSPAALYVHFPSKAALLFAISRYGHEQTLALVENVVAKESDPVERIRLIVEDFVAWHARRHTVARVVQYELQALPEKEFEVVAELRRRIERIVRDVITAGAESGVFTVSDAHISARAVLSLGVDVARWYTERARQTPTALGKEYGGLVLRMLGASQPGTPVTD, via the coding sequence ATGACGATGTCGCTGTCGGCCGAACTGTGGCCGGATGTGCAGCCCGAGACCGCTCGCCGGTTGATGCTGGCCGGCGTCGAGGCCTTCGCCAAGCGGGGTTACCACGCCACCACCACCCGGGACATCGCCGGGGCCGCCGGGATGAGCCCGGCCGCGCTCTACGTGCACTTCCCGTCCAAGGCCGCGCTGCTGTTCGCCATCAGCCGGTACGGCCACGAGCAGACGCTGGCCCTGGTCGAGAACGTCGTCGCGAAGGAGTCCGATCCCGTCGAACGGATCCGGCTGATCGTCGAGGACTTCGTCGCCTGGCACGCGCGCCGCCACACCGTCGCCCGGGTCGTGCAGTACGAACTGCAGGCCCTGCCCGAGAAGGAATTCGAAGTGGTCGCCGAGCTCCGGCGCCGCATCGAGCGAATCGTGCGCGACGTGATCACCGCGGGCGCCGAGAGCGGCGTCTTCACCGTCTCCGACGCGCACATCTCGGCCCGCGCGGTGCTGTCGCTGGGCGTCGACGTGGCCCGCTGGTACACGGAGCGCGCCCGCCAGACGCCGACCGCGCTCGGCAAGGAGTACGGCGGTCTCGTGCTCCGGATGCTGGGCGCTTCCCAGCCTGGGACGCCGGTCACAGACTGA
- a CDS encoding creatininase family protein, with protein MNRAIAELAGPSLADRIGRESIVVLPTGALEHHGPHLPLSTDALIAEAVAGAAAERAAAEGLDVWQLPTLTYTKSDEHSWAPGTVWLDAGTLLRTVVEIGRAVALMGAGTLVFLNGHGGNVALLQVALREIRKRFGLKTFLMPSLVRAAPPAGEGLDERELGIHGGAAETSLVLHLRPDLVDLSRAERWVPEHLAAFEHIGFNGRPVSFGWLSNDFGTPGVVGDPTQATPAYGEVLWEASLRQAVESLREIARFEHNPAATETGSSGA; from the coding sequence ATGAACCGCGCGATCGCCGAACTCGCGGGCCCGTCCCTCGCGGACCGGATCGGCCGGGAATCGATCGTCGTCCTCCCCACGGGTGCGCTCGAGCACCACGGGCCGCACCTGCCGCTCAGCACCGACGCCCTGATCGCGGAAGCGGTGGCCGGCGCCGCCGCCGAACGCGCCGCCGCCGAGGGTCTCGACGTCTGGCAGCTCCCCACCCTCACCTACACGAAATCCGACGAGCACAGCTGGGCGCCCGGCACGGTCTGGCTCGACGCCGGGACCCTGCTCCGCACCGTCGTCGAAATCGGGCGGGCCGTAGCGCTCATGGGAGCCGGGACGCTCGTGTTCCTCAACGGGCACGGCGGCAACGTCGCGCTCCTGCAGGTGGCGCTGCGGGAAATCCGCAAACGCTTCGGGCTCAAGACCTTCCTCATGCCTTCGCTCGTCCGCGCGGCCCCACCCGCGGGCGAAGGACTCGACGAGCGGGAGCTCGGCATCCACGGCGGCGCCGCGGAGACCTCCCTCGTCCTGCACCTGCGCCCCGACCTCGTGGACCTCTCGCGGGCCGAGCGCTGGGTACCCGAACACCTCGCGGCCTTCGAGCACATCGGCTTCAACGGGCGCCCCGTGAGCTTCGGTTGGCTCTCGAACGACTTCGGCACCCCGGGCGTCGTCGGAGACCCCACACAAGCGACCCCGGCCTACGGCGAGGTGCTGTGGGAAGCGTCTCTCCGCCAGGCGGTCGAGTCCCTCCGCGAGATCGCCCGCTTCGAGCACAACCCCGCGGCAACGGAAACCGGTTCGAGTGGAGCGTGA
- a CDS encoding FAD-binding oxidoreductase, with the protein MTSTESIEALRAELVELLGERGVSADLKTRERASVDEATMSPILSEQLPLGLADLVAYPADAEQIAVVVAAATRHRVPVTARGKGTGNYGQGIPLHGGLILDTTRARAVVEVGDGVITAEAGASLAFLERAADASGQQVWMYPSTAQSTLGGFLSGGSGGTGSIAHGTNWEGFVVALDVALPGTEPALVHVEGDDARTFVHTYGTAGVIARATVRLEPAQDWRAVYASFPTFEEALGAVRTLRAIEPLPRLVSADRAAVAERLPADPAIPAGRASLRAIIDAVALDAASSLISAAGGSVEDVREGVQQTIKVSMLSYNHPIWWLKKNSPGKDYFHVEVGGEALIDRIHEVEAVYPGGILHIEAAHHFPIGMLVAEYTGAADVYAGYAKLVELGVRVHSPHQFYVDHGVEELLALKERTDPDGLLNPGHLGVPELAVTLPAQAKI; encoded by the coding sequence ATGACCAGCACCGAGAGCATCGAGGCGCTGCGCGCCGAACTCGTCGAGCTGCTCGGCGAGCGCGGCGTGAGCGCCGACCTCAAGACCCGCGAGCGCGCCTCGGTCGACGAGGCCACGATGAGCCCCATCCTTTCCGAGCAGCTCCCGCTCGGCCTCGCCGACCTCGTGGCCTATCCGGCGGACGCGGAGCAGATCGCGGTGGTCGTGGCCGCCGCGACCCGCCACCGCGTCCCCGTCACGGCCCGCGGCAAAGGCACGGGCAACTACGGGCAGGGCATCCCGCTGCACGGCGGCCTGATCCTCGACACGACGCGCGCCCGCGCCGTCGTCGAAGTGGGCGACGGCGTCATCACGGCCGAAGCCGGTGCCTCGCTGGCCTTCCTGGAACGAGCGGCCGACGCGAGCGGCCAGCAAGTCTGGATGTATCCGTCGACCGCGCAGTCCACCCTGGGCGGCTTCCTCTCCGGGGGCTCGGGCGGCACGGGGTCGATCGCGCACGGCACGAACTGGGAAGGCTTCGTCGTCGCGCTCGACGTCGCCCTCCCGGGTACCGAGCCGGCCCTCGTCCACGTCGAGGGCGACGACGCGCGGACCTTCGTGCACACCTACGGCACCGCGGGGGTGATCGCCCGCGCGACGGTCCGGCTCGAACCGGCCCAGGACTGGCGTGCCGTCTACGCGAGCTTCCCCACCTTCGAGGAGGCGCTCGGCGCGGTACGGACGCTCCGGGCGATCGAGCCACTGCCACGGCTGGTGAGCGCGGACCGGGCCGCCGTGGCGGAACGGCTCCCCGCGGACCCGGCGATCCCCGCCGGGCGCGCGAGCCTGCGCGCGATCATCGACGCGGTGGCGCTCGACGCGGCGTCGTCGCTCATCTCCGCGGCCGGCGGCTCGGTCGAAGACGTTCGCGAAGGGGTCCAGCAGACGATCAAGGTTTCGATGCTCTCCTACAACCACCCCATCTGGTGGCTGAAGAAGAACAGTCCCGGCAAGGACTACTTCCACGTCGAGGTCGGCGGCGAGGCGCTGATCGACCGCATCCACGAGGTCGAGGCCGTGTACCCCGGCGGCATCCTGCACATCGAAGCCGCGCATCACTTCCCCATCGGGATGCTCGTCGCGGAATACACCGGCGCGGCGGACGTCTACGCGGGATACGCGAAGCTCGTCGAACTCGGCGTGCGCGTCCACAGCCCGCACCAGTTCTACGTCGACCACGGAGTCGAAGAGCTCCTCGCGCTCAAAGAACGCACCGACCCGGACGGGCTGCTCAACCCCGGCCACCTGGGCGTGCCCGAGCTCGCCGTGACACTGCCCGCGCAGGCCAAGATATGA
- a CDS encoding ABC transporter substrate-binding protein — translation MRTRPRTAAVILSVVTLAAALTACGASGSADAGAAPPAPVPTGPAVDLAGVCPSTVVVQTDWNPEADHGHLYQLLGPNPSIDASQKSVTSDLYANGRPTGVKLQVRAGGPAIGFSKVSAQMNQDKSITLGYVSTDEAVQFSGDMPTTAVFAQNDKSPMMIMWDPKTYPDVTTIKDLGTKLQASGGVVRYFNGAAYMAYLTDAGYLPAGILDGSYDGAPAKFVTAKGKDAQQGFATAEPYVYQNEIAAWGKPLKFQLVADTGWSPYPQTMSVRTGELASLSPCLKKLVPVMQQADVDFLENPAATNDLIVKLVQAYNNGWTYDAAVGKAAVAQMKDLKIATDAGHGHVGAMDDQRVSELVKIAAPVFSKSGGHVKSGLVAGDLVTNQFLDPKIGLGW, via the coding sequence ATGCGTACCCGACCCCGCACCGCCGCCGTCATCCTGTCCGTCGTCACGCTCGCCGCCGCCCTCACCGCCTGCGGTGCGAGCGGATCGGCCGACGCCGGCGCGGCGCCCCCGGCGCCCGTCCCGACCGGACCCGCCGTCGACCTCGCCGGCGTGTGCCCGTCGACGGTCGTCGTCCAGACCGACTGGAATCCCGAGGCCGACCACGGGCACCTTTACCAGCTGCTCGGCCCCAACCCCTCGATCGATGCCAGTCAGAAGTCCGTGACGAGCGACCTCTACGCCAACGGCAGGCCGACCGGCGTCAAGCTCCAGGTCCGCGCCGGCGGGCCGGCGATCGGCTTCTCGAAGGTCTCGGCCCAGATGAACCAGGACAAGTCGATCACCCTCGGCTACGTCTCCACCGACGAGGCCGTCCAGTTCTCCGGGGACATGCCGACCACGGCCGTGTTCGCCCAGAACGACAAGTCGCCGATGATGATCATGTGGGACCCGAAGACCTACCCGGACGTCACCACGATCAAGGACCTCGGCACCAAGCTCCAGGCGAGCGGCGGCGTCGTCCGGTACTTCAACGGCGCCGCCTACATGGCCTATCTCACCGACGCGGGTTACCTGCCCGCCGGCATCCTCGACGGGAGCTACGACGGCGCCCCGGCGAAGTTCGTGACCGCCAAGGGCAAGGACGCGCAGCAGGGCTTCGCGACCGCCGAACCGTACGTCTACCAGAACGAAATCGCCGCGTGGGGCAAGCCGCTCAAGTTCCAGCTCGTCGCGGACACCGGCTGGTCCCCGTACCCGCAGACGATGTCCGTCCGCACCGGCGAACTGGCCTCGCTCTCGCCGTGCCTCAAGAAGCTCGTGCCGGTCATGCAGCAGGCCGACGTCGACTTCCTCGAGAACCCGGCGGCGACGAACGACCTCATCGTCAAGCTCGTGCAGGCCTACAACAACGGCTGGACCTACGACGCCGCGGTGGGCAAGGCCGCCGTCGCGCAGATGAAGGACCTCAAGATCGCGACCGACGCCGGCCACGGGCACGTCGGCGCGATGGACGACCAGCGCGTCTCCGAGCTCGTCAAGATCGCGGCCCCGGTCTTTTCGAAGTCGGGCGGCCACGTCAAGAGCGGCCTCGTCGCCGGCGACCTCGTCACGAACCAGTTCCTCGACCCGAAAATCGGCCTCGGCTGGTGA
- a CDS encoding ABC transporter permease — translation MPTLQETAARRTTAAWAPRRKPASWWQPVVAFGVFVGLWYAAAAYYDQVVESPYLVPYPHLVLTAIIDDTRPDGAPTGFDAELWAALGRTTVVSLVGLAAAIVLGVLWATVMAQAKGLEKALYPYAVVLQCVPILALVPLIGALFGYAFLSRVIVTVMIALFPMVSNTLFGLHSTDRAQRELFALQGADRLTRLLKLQIPAALPSIFVGLRTSAGLSVIGAIVGDQFFQRGDPGLGVLIQVTASRLMGPELYATIIIASLYGIAVFLAFGLIGRLAVGRWFDFT, via the coding sequence ATGCCCACGCTCCAGGAAACCGCGGCCCGGCGGACCACCGCCGCGTGGGCGCCCCGGCGGAAACCGGCGTCGTGGTGGCAGCCCGTCGTGGCCTTCGGCGTCTTCGTCGGGCTGTGGTACGCGGCGGCGGCGTATTACGACCAGGTCGTCGAGTCGCCCTACCTCGTGCCGTACCCGCACCTCGTGCTGACGGCGATCATCGACGACACCCGCCCCGACGGCGCCCCGACCGGGTTCGACGCGGAGCTGTGGGCCGCACTCGGCCGCACGACGGTCGTCTCGCTCGTCGGTCTCGCCGCGGCCATCGTCCTCGGGGTCCTGTGGGCCACCGTCATGGCCCAGGCCAAGGGTCTCGAGAAGGCGCTGTATCCGTACGCCGTCGTGCTTCAGTGCGTGCCGATCCTCGCGCTCGTGCCGCTCATCGGGGCGCTGTTCGGCTACGCCTTCCTGTCGCGCGTGATCGTCACCGTCATGATCGCGCTGTTCCCCATGGTCTCGAACACCCTCTTCGGCCTGCATTCCACCGACCGTGCGCAACGCGAGCTCTTCGCACTCCAGGGCGCCGACCGGCTGACCCGGCTCCTCAAGCTGCAGATCCCGGCCGCGCTCCCCTCGATCTTCGTCGGCCTCCGCACCTCCGCGGGCCTGTCGGTGATCGGCGCGATCGTGGGAGACCAGTTCTTCCAGCGCGGCGATCCCGGCCTCGGCGTCCTCATCCAGGTCACGGCGTCCCGGCTGATGGGTCCCGAGCTGTACGCGACGATCATCATCGCCTCGCTCTACGGCATCGCCGTCTTCCTCGCCTTCGGGCTCATCGGCCGGCTCGCGGTCGGCCGCTGGTTCGACTTCACGTGA
- a CDS encoding ABC transporter ATP-binding protein, producing the protein MSTTTAAEPAIRSTLLDFRDVDLVFPDGTAALDGVDLTVDRGEFVSIVGPSGCGKSTLLRIASGLESASGGAADVSTSRIGYVFQDATLLPWRSVQGNVELLAELNRASKVDRTAKAAAAIGLVGLDGFEKHLPKQLSGGMKMRVSLARSLTLDPELFLFDEPFGALDEITRERLNDELLRLFVEQRFAGLFVTHSVSEAVYLSTEVVVMSGRPGSIVARFDVPFPMPRDPDIRFTPEFAELVGDVSHALRKGHS; encoded by the coding sequence ATGTCCACCACGACCGCGGCCGAGCCGGCCATTCGCTCGACCCTGCTGGACTTCCGCGACGTCGACCTCGTCTTCCCCGACGGCACGGCGGCCCTCGACGGCGTCGACCTGACCGTGGACCGCGGCGAATTCGTCTCGATCGTGGGCCCGAGCGGCTGCGGCAAGTCGACGCTGCTGCGCATCGCGTCGGGCCTCGAATCGGCGTCGGGCGGAGCGGCCGACGTGAGCACGAGCCGCATCGGCTACGTCTTCCAGGACGCGACGCTCCTTCCGTGGCGGTCGGTCCAGGGCAACGTCGAACTCCTCGCCGAGCTCAACCGGGCGTCCAAAGTGGACCGGACCGCGAAGGCGGCCGCCGCGATCGGCCTCGTCGGCCTCGACGGATTCGAGAAGCACCTTCCGAAGCAGCTCTCGGGAGGCATGAAGATGCGCGTCTCCCTCGCGCGGTCGCTCACGCTCGACCCCGAGCTCTTCCTGTTCGACGAGCCGTTCGGGGCGCTCGACGAGATCACGCGCGAACGCCTCAACGACGAGCTGCTGCGGTTGTTCGTCGAGCAGCGGTTCGCGGGGCTGTTCGTCACGCACTCGGTTTCCGAGGCCGTCTACCTCTCGACCGAGGTCGTCGTCATGTCCGGCCGGCCGGGCTCCATCGTCGCGCGGTTCGACGTGCCGTTCCCGATGCCGCGGGATCCGGACATCCGCTTCACCCCGGAGTTCGCCGAGCTCGTCGGCGACGTCTCGCACGCGCTCAGGAAGGGGCACAGCTGA
- a CDS encoding amidohydrolase family protein, producing the protein MADSLPRPIAGVRNAKLPDGRVVDLSIASGVVTGIAAAGTTEPLGPTLDLRGRLLLPAPAEPHAHLDKARSFDAVNPKLGDLGSAIDAWRSHASAMSVESIVERARAQALAMLAAGTTAIRSHVDVLGDSGAGLEDVTRGARALVQVRAELEGLMDIELVALAPPDCPDQHVEAVLDVGVDLVGGAPHLAPDPAADLARLLALAQRREIGADLHADETLSGPVTLDTYARAVRDWPAGRPRTAGHCVRLGTLEAARRDAIIADVKAADVGIVTLPITNLYLQGWEHPVSTPRGLAPLRELLDAGVRLGAGADNVRDPFNPVGRGDALETASLLVTAGHLPPEDAYGLVSTGARSVMGLPPAGPVVGAQADFLAIRAVNLVDAIATASADRIVVHRGRVVAITETQCELPALPVFVPAS; encoded by the coding sequence ATGGCCGACTCGCTACCCCGCCCGATCGCCGGGGTGCGCAACGCGAAGCTGCCCGACGGGCGCGTCGTGGACCTCTCGATCGCCTCGGGCGTGGTCACCGGGATCGCCGCCGCGGGCACGACCGAGCCCCTCGGGCCGACCCTCGACCTGCGTGGCCGGCTGCTGCTTCCCGCCCCGGCCGAGCCCCACGCGCACCTCGACAAGGCCCGGAGTTTCGACGCCGTCAACCCGAAGCTCGGTGACCTCGGCTCCGCGATCGACGCGTGGCGGTCGCACGCGTCGGCGATGAGCGTCGAGTCGATCGTCGAGCGCGCCCGGGCGCAGGCCCTCGCGATGCTCGCCGCGGGCACCACGGCGATCCGGTCCCACGTCGACGTCCTCGGCGACAGCGGCGCGGGCCTCGAAGACGTGACGCGCGGAGCACGTGCCCTCGTGCAGGTCCGGGCGGAACTCGAGGGCCTCATGGACATCGAGCTCGTGGCGCTCGCCCCGCCGGACTGCCCCGATCAGCACGTGGAAGCGGTCCTGGACGTCGGCGTCGACCTGGTCGGCGGCGCTCCGCACCTCGCTCCCGATCCCGCGGCGGACCTCGCGCGGCTGCTCGCGCTCGCACAGCGGCGCGAGATCGGCGCCGACCTCCACGCCGACGAGACCCTTTCCGGCCCCGTCACCCTCGACACCTATGCCCGCGCGGTGCGCGACTGGCCGGCCGGCCGCCCGCGCACCGCCGGCCACTGCGTGCGGCTCGGCACGCTCGAAGCCGCACGGCGGGACGCGATCATCGCGGACGTCAAGGCCGCGGACGTCGGCATCGTCACGCTGCCCATCACGAATCTCTACCTCCAGGGATGGGAGCACCCCGTCTCGACGCCGCGCGGTCTCGCGCCGCTGCGCGAACTTCTCGACGCGGGCGTCCGCCTCGGCGCCGGGGCGGACAACGTGCGCGATCCGTTCAACCCGGTGGGCCGCGGCGACGCACTCGAAACCGCGTCGCTTCTCGTCACGGCGGGCCATCTCCCACCGGAGGACGCCTACGGGCTCGTGAGCACCGGGGCAAGATCCGTCATGGGGCTGCCACCCGCGGGTCCGGTCGTCGGCGCCCAAGCCGACTTCCTCGCCATCCGGGCGGTGAACCTCGTCGACGCGATCGCCACCGCGTCCGCCGACCGCATCGTCGTCCACCGCGGCCGCGTCGTCGCGATCACCGAGACACAGTGCGAACTCCCGGCACTGCCGGTGTTCGTCCCCGCTTCCTGA
- a CDS encoding helix-turn-helix domain-containing protein codes for MFFVLPLRPGGAAAVTVKEAEHASSRVVDEQAERVGTRIRELRRSRGLTLVQLAGRTDLSHPFLSQLERGHARPSMVSLDRIAKALGTTQVELIAAGAPGLPDAEAGRADVLRAGEGARNQFPHGEVRLLTRGRRAFDPIEWTGTSSEFGDYFRHPEDEFVHVVGGALLLDLEKDGTVRLDVGDSVYYPGGTAHRWCSPDGSRFHLVVVKQKPLENA; via the coding sequence GTGTTCTTTGTGTTGCCCCTGCGGCCCGGCGGGGCGGCGGCGGTCACCGTGAAGGAAGCCGAGCACGCGTCTTCACGGGTCGTCGACGAGCAGGCCGAGCGGGTCGGGACGCGCATCCGCGAGCTGCGCCGGTCTCGTGGTCTCACGCTCGTCCAGCTGGCCGGGCGCACGGACCTTTCGCACCCGTTCCTCAGCCAGCTGGAGCGGGGACACGCCCGGCCGAGCATGGTTTCGCTCGACCGCATCGCGAAGGCGCTCGGCACGACCCAGGTCGAGCTCATCGCGGCCGGTGCCCCGGGCCTGCCGGACGCCGAGGCCGGGCGAGCCGACGTGCTGCGCGCCGGCGAGGGCGCCCGCAACCAGTTCCCCCACGGCGAGGTCAGGCTGCTCACGCGCGGCAGGCGGGCGTTCGATCCGATCGAGTGGACCGGGACCAGCTCCGAGTTCGGGGACTACTTCCGCCACCCCGAGGACGAGTTCGTCCACGTCGTGGGCGGGGCGCTCCTGCTGGACCTCGAAAAGGACGGGACCGTCCGGCTCGACGTGGGGGACTCCGTCTACTACCCGGGTGGCACGGCCCACCGCTGGTGCTCGCCCGACGGATCGCGGTTCCACCTCGTCGTGGTGAAACAGAAGCCGCTGGAGAACGCATGA